A stretch of the Cyprinus carpio isolate SPL01 chromosome B4, ASM1834038v1, whole genome shotgun sequence genome encodes the following:
- the LOC109104462 gene encoding LOW QUALITY PROTEIN: centrosomal protein of 83 kDa-like (The sequence of the model RefSeq protein was modified relative to this genomic sequence to represent the inferred CDS: inserted 1 base in 1 codon), whose translation MNPAALGQSSALFPNLELVGGGGKAAVLLSGSTGLTSSDMELQKMLIDERMRCENHKTNYQTLKAEHTRLQDEYTRAQSELKRLLSDRQAAQEKQQLLLAELRGELLDKTRELEELRLQVLTPQRLELLKAQVQQELETPIRERFNKLQEEAENYRSEYNKLRYDLTFLXSEFDHQKEEHVRVLEERRIRHEADVARLERDKEDLATQLQSGDPARDGKRVEALLREKTQLHQRLKGLEAEVTELRAERNNSGAQAENVQRIQIRQLAESQAAVKALEAEKQSIRMQLDRTESELRLSQEQNTLLTGKLHKAEREISSLNSQIEELKHTHKLDLSNVKLECVRAKGELERDRDTLQCQVEGLQSDIEVLKSALEKNKELISEKEREMVRRVQAAREEEIHKIATLQEEKLELENHLSELEQQRALQEASGNSQKEEWEECLRAAQLAEESVRKELQNLRVKIQQQGQQLEELETLRAENADLRRQNAELNLQIGTLSHSESELLDTNSRLRESLERVREDLRSARTQMERTQQEAERLVEERRVEWLEEKHKLLEKEAELREKYSQAKERLQRAAFAQKKRKTMTELKENKLQDKIQLLEAKIEELEIEASTVRKKSSYSEEHAQLSKRLKELQRRHNEFRRLLLGNQMTSSTPLAQSLLIPAESIFLNIQEDQHQRELSVLRRRLEELENCQQQQLEELAAPLDRDRERLSSPRDALPDLS comes from the exons ATGAACCCTGCAGCGTTAGGGCAGTCATCTGCCCTCTTCCCAAACCTGGAGCTGGTAGGAGGAGGTGGGAAAGCTGCAGTCCTCCTGAGCGGCTCTACGGGACTCACCAGCTCTGATATGGAGCTCCAGAAAATGCTTATTGATGAGAGAATGCGCTGTGAGAACCACAAGACCAACTATCAGACCTTGAAAGCGGAGCACACCAG actgCAGGATGAGTACACGCGGGCGCAGAGTGAACTGAAACGCCTGCTCAGTGATCGGCAGGCCGCGCAGGAGAAACAGCAGCTGCTGCTGGCCGAGCTCAGAGGAGAACTGCTGGATAAAACACGGGAGCTGGAGGAGCTCAGACTGCAG GTGCTGACCCCTCAGAGGCTGGAGCTCTTGAAAGCACAGGTGCAGCAGGAGTTGGAGACTCCCATCAGAGAACGCTTCAACAAACTGCAGGAG GAAGCAGAGAATTACAGGTCTGAGTATAATAAGCTCCGTTATGACCTCACTTTCC AATCGGAGTTTGATCACCAGAAAGAGGAGCACGTCCGAGTCCTGGAGGAGAGACGGATACGGCATGAAGCTGAT GTGGCCCGACTTGAACGTGATAAGGAGGATCTGGCCACTCAGCTGCAGAGCGGAGACCCGGCACGGGACGGGAAGCGTGTTGAAGCCCTGCTGAGGGAGAAAACTCAACTCCACCAGCGACTCAAAGGACTGGAGGCAGAGGTCACTGAACTCAGGGCGGAGAGGAATAACTCAGGTGCTCAGGCCGAAAATGTGCAGCGGATCCAGATCCGACAGCTGGCTGAATCCCAGGCTGCAGTAAAAGCACTGGAG GCAGAGAAGCAGTCTATTCGTATGCAGTTGGACCGGACAGAAAGTGAACTCCGTCTATCTCAGGAACAAAACACACTCCTCACAGGCAAACTGCACAAAGCTGAAAGGGAGATCAGTTCACTCAACAGTCAG ATTGAAGAGCTGAAGCACACGCATAAGCTGGACTTGAGTAACGTAAAACTAGAGTGTGTCAGAGCCAAAGGAGAACTAGAAAGAGACCGAGATACACTGCAGTGCCAAGTAGAGG gtctGCAGTCAGATATTGAGGTCCTGAAGTCAGCTTTGGAGAAAAATAAAGAGTTGATATCTGAAAAAGAGCGTGAGATGGTGCGCAGGGTTCAGGCAGCAAGAGAGGAGGAGATACACAAGATAGCCACCCTTCAGGAAGAAAA GCTGGAGCTGGAGAATCATTTATCTGAGCTTGAGCAGCAGAGAGCTCTTCAGGAGGCATCAGGGAACTCTCAGAAAGAGGAGTGGGAAGAGTGTCTCCGTGCTGCACAACTGGCCGAAGAGTCTGTGCGGAAGGAACTTCAAAACCTGAG AGTCAAAATTCAGCAGCAGGGCCAACAGCTGGAAGAGCTGGAGACCTTAAGAGCAGAAAATGCAGACCTGAGACGA CAAAACGCTGAGCTGAATCTGCAGATAGGAACCCTGTCTCACTCTGAGAGTGAGCTCTTGGACACCAACAGCAGGCTGAGAGAAAGTCTAGAGCGAGTGAGAGAGGACCTACGGAGCGCGCGCACACAAATGGAACGGACCCAACAGGAAGCCGAGAG GTTAGTGGAGGAAAGGCGGGTGGAATGGTTGGAGGAGAAACACAAACTGCTGGAAAAAGAAGCAGAACTACGGGAGAAGTACAGCCAGGCCAAAGAGCGCCTGCAGAGGGCAGCATTTGCACAGAAAAAG AGGAAAACCATGAcagaactgaaagaaaacaaactccAAGACAAGATTCAGCTCCTAGAAGCCAAGATAGAAGAACTTGAAATTGAAGCAAGCACAGTCAGAAA gaAATCCTCATACTCTGAAGAACATGCTCAGCTCAGCAAGCGTCTGAAGGAGCTGCAGAGGAGACACAATGAGTTCCGTCGTCTGTTGCTGGGCAACCAAATGACCTCCTCCACCCCTCTGGCCCAATCCCTTCTCATCCCAGCAGAGTCTATCTTCTTAAACATACAG GAGGATCAGCACCAGAGGGAGTTGTCTGTGCTGCGGAGACGCTTGGAAGAGTTGGAAAACTGTCAGCAACAGCAGCTGGAAGAGCTGGCTGCTCCTctggacagagacagagagagactctCAAGCCCACGGGACGCGCTTCCAGACCTTTCTTAA
- the LOC109059541 gene encoding leucine-rich repeat-containing protein 17-like, which translates to MRLLCGLLLLLSLVVWATEARKGGKGRRMRSRNRSSTTKRFAADCKESTVNGEKFFDCQERHLTAVLLGWPEDIHHLLLARNRIQVLRDNTFSHFRNLKSLDLQQNEISRIEEGAFNGLSRLTTLLLQHNRLQVVSEGMLIPIPQLKYLRLHDNPWRCDCQLDSLVRFIQVPSNRNIGNYARCAEPRGFLGRQLKKLDAELLCTPQQENVLILHPDNQLLPASQKMSDATSLCHTYVHPVPRLDCRNRGLKTVPADIPLDIVRLDLSRNNIKQLRPKEYVNVKDLKLLNLSGNSLESIDVAAFTGLLHLGELDLSNNSLRYFQYGVLEDLYFLKRLFLEDNPWICDYNIHYLIYWLKHHPSVSHTGLVCSEPEEFRGWPVENYVKTYNADCPKDMQLGQVPDLDPAGITAQELTAQIDELGPIPYSVPKKFEIIRLT; encoded by the exons ATGCGGCTGCTCTGcggtctgctgctgctgctgagccTGGTGGTCTGGGCAACTGAGGCACGAAAGGGTGGAAAAGGACGCCGAATGCGGAGTCGAAACCGGTCAAGTACCACCAAGCGGTTTGCTGCAGACTGCAAGGAAAGTACTGTCAATGGGGAAAAGTTCTTTGACTGCCAAGAGCGCCATCTGACAGCCGTGTTGTTGGGCTGGCCGGAGGACATTCACCACCTGCTGCTGGCACGGAACCGGATCCAGGTGCTGCGAGACAACACCTTCAGTCACTTCCGAAACCTAAAGAGTCTGGATCTCCAGCAGAACGAAATCTCCCGCATAGAGGAAGGAGCTTTCAACGGCCTGAGCAGACTCACCACTTTACTGCTGCAGCACAACCGTCTGCAGGTGGTGAGCGAAGGCATGCTGATTCCAATCCCACAACTCAAGTACTTGCGACTACATGACAATCCCTGGAGGTGTGACTGCCAGCTGGACAGCCTGGTCAGGTTCATACAAGTGCCCAGTAACCGTAACATCGGCAATTACGCACGCTGTGCTGAGCCCAGGGGATTCCTGGGAAGGCAACTGAAGAAGCTGGATGCAGAGCTTCTGTGTACCCCTCAGCAGGAGAACGTATTGATCCTGCATCCGGACAATCAACTCCTACCGGCTTCCCAAAAAATGTCTGATGCAACCTCTCTATGCCACACCTACGTTCACCCTGTGCCCCGTCTGGACTGCAGGAACAGAG GCCTTAAAACAGTGCCGGCTGACATCCCATTGGATATTGTGAGACTGGATTTATCCAGAAACAACATCAAGCAGCTGAGACCAAAGGAGTATGTAAACGTTAAAGACCTAAAGCTCTTGAACCTGAGTGGAAACAGTCTGGAAAGCATCGACGTCG ctGCCTTTACAGGCCTGCTGCACTTGGGAGAATTGGACCTGTCCAACAACAGCCTGCGCTATTTTCAATATGGCGTTTTGGAGGACCTGTACTTCCTGAAAAGACTGTTTCTGGAGGACAACCCCTGGATTTGTGATTACAACATTCATTACCTGATCTATTGGCTGAAGCACCACCCCAGTGTGTCCCACACAGGTCTGGTGTGCAGTGAACCAGAAGAGTTTCGTGGTTGGCCGGTGGAAAACTATGTCAAGACCTACAACGCAGACTGTCCTAAAGACATGCAGCTGGGCCAGGTCCCTGACCTTGACCCGGCAGGCATCACAGCTCAGGAGCTCACAGCTCAGATAGATGAATTGGGGCCCATACCTTACAGCGTGCCTAAGAAATTTGAGATCATCCGTCTGACTTAA